The Diachasmimorpha longicaudata isolate KC_UGA_2023 chromosome 2, iyDiaLong2, whole genome shotgun sequence genome segment aatttttcttaatgaaGAATACAATTCTTCCCTTAGATGATCAGTCTCATTACATTCATGAAAAGCGTTAATTCTCAAATTACGAAATATCAAAAGATGACGGTTTATGCTGAGATTGCAGGGCCTCGCGGTTTCTCCATATCacgaaatttatattttgcatTAGACCGTTCTttgccgattttttttcatcttcgttGTTGATTATTACGAACTGTTCCCCGAGAATGCCGTGGGTTTTAGGAATTCTCATGCGTCGTGTGCTTGAAGGCGTTATCCTCACGATCTACCCAATCATCTCTAATTGTCGTGGATTAAAGTTAAATTCCTATCTATATTGAATACCTGACAAAAGAAAAAGTTGACTCTGAATTATTTGGGATTTTTGAATGTGAAAAAGATAATATTTATGTATTGAATGTATTTACATAATGGACAAATTAATGACAGGCACTCATAgaaatttatttggaattCAATTGATCCATTACTGACAATCCATACAATGCGTTGAAAAGTTATTTTTCAGTtccatatttttgaaattgaaacacCGTTTGTCAATCAATTCCAAATGATTTTCTCTCTCGATATGATTTCTCTCTTGATACAATAAATGTCTGAATTTCATTATCGTCAATAATCATAAACTATAACAGTGGATTTATGTGGACAAATAGTCCACAGGAAtgattgtgccatgacatcaTAATAAAATACAGTTGACTAAAATAATCACGCCGTTGCTGgtttatttacaatttcaggtatttctcTGTAAATTGGATAGATTTTAAGGTGTATCCAAATAAGAAATTCTTCTGGATTAGCGCTTCGACGAAATAAACGTGTTTACATTTTATAATTCGCTCATCGTTGAAGATTATAAACTGTAAATCGATAAATTCACAGGCAGGCTTCGACCATGACATCATCATAAAAGACATGGAACTAAAATCATTGCAAAATTGGCTGTCTGcatgatttttaatgtttcCTTTAGAGTACTctcaataaatttgaatttttcaataaattaacatACTCAATTAGTTTTCTGTTGGCCGTTTCAACTTAAAATTTCCCGGCAGGTGCCACTAGTGGAAAATTCTCGGTTAACAATCAAATCGATTGCGAACCGACCTTAAGAATCACATTAACTTTACCCCATCCAGCTGCTATATTTTCGAATTTACATTAGTGTGCGTGGAGACCTCGCACTCACTAGACATCTATTCGTGTTGCTCTAATTCACTTTAAAATTGTGCATCCGAGTTCCAATGAATAGCACCGACCGGCCAAATTTAACGAGAATTGTATGGTTCATTATCAACGACAGGTAGTGGAGCATTGGAATAATTTAGCTATAAGTTATATGTGTGTCAATAATATCGAATTCCGGCGACAGTAACACGAGACCAACAGAGATACGCCAAGCAAGTgagtttcccttttttttttttgctaattTACTTGATAAGGAGAACAAATCACTTGAAAACAGAAGCGATCGCTTAGCAAGTGACCATTGATCTGGTAAAAATGTGTTTCGATAATTATTCCCAGTACTTGATTATCCAAAAGTTTCTGTATGACAGGATAATACCCTTCAAATTATCATTTATCTATCGtccttccgtttttttttaatttagaaaaaaaattctctgctGCGATCGAAAAGTTTTGGCCGGGCAGACTGAAAGTTGCAATTCCCCTTTGGTTTCCGAAAAAAACTTCAATGCTGGAATttgcataaaaattttcacgcgtgatttttcctcctcgatttatattaaaatctaaaaataatcattcccTCATATCCATTATATGTATTGAAACTATTTCGATACTTTCAGATAATCATGCTTACCTGTACCAAGCTCCTGATTATCAAGGTCCTCGAATTGGTAAGTGCTCAATATTTACGAAACCTCAGGATTATCTGTCGACCTTGCCACGCAATAATTTTGACAACTAATCGCCACATCAACTGTCCCTAATTCCGTGAGAACCGAAAAGATTAACAAAGTAGATCAAGGATTTGCGTAAAGCATTCGCAACTAATTTCTCCATGGGAGTAAGATTGAAAACGTTGAGAATATGCTCCTCCAGCAAACGCTCCAGTGGCGAGGTCGCGATGACGTTTCTTCACGGGTATTTCAGTATTACGCAATCAATCACGTCTTATTATCGTTGCTAGCGCCGGGTGATATTGTAAATTGTTGAGTGAAAATACAGTAATGGCGTAAAAATGCCCATGAAGTCATTCATGTTCAGTGGTACCGAGAGCACCAATCATATCTGATAATTTGTTGATTGATTTTCAGCTTCTAGTGTTCATAATTCTAGCTCTTCACATTAACGAGCCCTTTTGCAACCCAGATGACAAATTTCTGGCTGCGGGAACTGAAGTAGGTTTTGCGATCATCCTGAGTGGGCTTTTCGCTGGGGCTCTGACAATGACACCAGTTCATTGGCGTCTGGTAAAgtcataaaatcattttttcgtaCTCATTCAAACGGCGATAAACAGAAATACGCCTAACAagtgttttcttttttttttgttaactgACTTGATAAGGATAACTGATTACTTCAAACGAAATCGTAGCAGAATAGTCATGCTTTGAATATTTACtatctccataatttttctaagCACATACCATGTATCGATATTTACGGATACAGGACAAATATGAATTCATTCGAGTTCAAGTGACAAGAGTATGAAACTAATGTAttcataattataaataattaatgtaatttgagaattattcgtttttcatGTTAAAACTGAAAAAGGTCAGAATAGAAGAATCAGAATAATATTATTGATATTCATTTAGGATCTCTTCTTCTCCCTCGTGGGAAGTGGTCTTTTCACTGCTTCTGGTATAGTTATTATCCACCACTGGCACCCAATTACTCACAGAGGCAGATACCGTGATATGGCTCTATCTCGAGGTTCGCTTTCGCTCATCGAAGGATTTGTGCTACTCACAGATGCTGTCTTTACGGTGCAAGGAGAAACAGTGATCTGATAGTCCATGTGAGGTTGTTGAAAATGTACCAAAACTGCACTGATTACTATTAAGGGCATTACAAGAATCTTTAAATAATAGATGAAATatgtatttttgtaattaagtattttataatttacttTTGGTTTCTACGAAGTCATATTGATGATAAGAAAGGGAAAGGAGCGAAGGGATTATTGCTCATCGACTAATATTCTGAGCAATAACatgatgaataataataatgagtaaggagttgaaaaataaaaaccggGTACgaacaaatttgaaaaattgaggagatTTGCCAGAATTTCTATTgcatttttaacgaaaaatataTACTGATTAGGTTCTGCAGAGAAAATTAAcagaattttgtatttttctacTGTCTATTCTATTGACATCTCTTCCAGACAGATTGCTCGATCTCTTATAGAATATTCGACCGCGTTCACTAggttttcaaatgaaattttaccgACCTAACTCGACGCTTAATAACTATTTATAATGGATAGTAATACTAACAATTCGAAGTTCcaataatattcattttacTGTTCATCTCGTACCAAGCACAAGCTTTAACCCAAGATtagagaaaattaatgacttttataattttttgttttttatgtaTCACGAATTTAGCGCAGACATTTGCACTGATCACTAAGAACGTTCAATAGTACCAAATGTCTCGCATTATCTGTCCACATTCTGCTAGTCGTTTATCGCTCAGATTAATTAAATACCATGTGACATTGATTTGTATAAACTGAAGGCGATaattttgttataaataaaaataaaaaccatgtgatcaaaataataatgatgttTATATCCTCTACCTCAGTTGCATCATTTAAATACCCAATCCAATTCTTGTGACTTGTCTCCAACAATGTGAACAAATAAAATGCAATCTATCTACTGATTCGAAAATCCCGCCATCCAAAACTTCCCGCCAGATGTCAGGTATGGAGGAATCTGACCAATCGCATTCTTTTTCCTACGACAGCCGCTTAATGAGTACTCGCCTAAACAATTATCTCCCCACTCTTCTTCAGTTTTTGGTTGTTGCGTGTGGGGCCTCGGCGCTCACAAGTCGTCGTCGTCGGGTGCTtgccaatttattttcttcacatATCATTTCCTCACAGCCAAATATCGCCCATTGTACCCCAAATTAGTGAACAAGTGTCAGTGAAGTACCGAATCATCGGTACGGTGCATTAAATGTGTGTTAATAATGTCGAATCCCGGCGGTAGCAGGAGGAACGGGGCGACAAAGATACGCCTAACAAGTGAGTTTTTTTACCAATTTACAATTCAACAATGCACCCCAGAGACAATTAATCCCGGCAGATATCGAGGAATCATTTAATCCTCGTCATTCCCTAGGAAATCATCGTGAGGATTAACTCGTTGCGGACGTTAACActccttccccttccccctctCGACCTCAGAAATGCACTTCcatctcctcctccccccctccccctcgtgAAAGTTCTCACTTGGAAAGTAAACTAAAATaattcctgttttttttttcactaaacgCAGTCACCGTGCATCAAACCGATAAATTAACCATCATTAACTTCAATATGGCTCATAAGAGTACGATAATTCCTCCACAATTGATAGAGACGTCATCCCCTTCGTCATTGAATCCATGCCCACAGCCAAACAAGTGGAGAGTGACCTTAGACGTCCatgaatttgatgaattatcTTTCAGCGTTGTGCATCGATTTTTGCGATTTATTCGATGATGTTTAATGAGGTGATTGGTAATTAGGGAGATTTATGGTTGGGCATGGGACCCCACGGGCTTGCTCTCTGGGAGGGCGAGGCCGTTTTTATTTCACCAGAACAATTCAATCTAGACTAATTTCAGCCAATTAAGACAGTTGCTCATTTTTGGACTTTTTAATCCCAGAGTTTGCTCGACTGGGGGCACCATAAATTGCAGCTGATAAGGAAATCAGATGTATTTGATGCAGTTTTTGGGGGATTATGAACTTGTTTGATgaattttgtatattttttcggGGTTTTGAGGCAATATGACGGTGGGTAAATAACGGGTTTTGTTGTGAAGCTTCATATAGAAACAGATTTGTCAACGGATGATTAGATTTTCAGGGATGAAGGAATTGTAAGGGTCGCAAAAGTAGCATTTAGTGGTttacgaatatttttcatgtaatGGTATCCCCTCTGAACTTTTCAACGtagttttaattgaattttcaacagaGTAGGATTCCGCAAGTTCATGTTCCAGAGTTTTGTTCTAATTGTCTTGAATTTCTTCCATAGTTCTCTGCGCCAGGAATCTAGCCAGAAAGGACTTATTCCGTAAGTATTGCAACATCTTTGACGTTCAGAGTAGTAGAAGAGATCCACaagaatttattaatattgattATTCCAGGCTTGCCAGATCCTTTTGCTAAAGTCACCGTTGATGGGTCTGGGCAGTGTCATAGCACTGACACCTGTAAAGCTACGTTAGATCCCAAGTGGAATCAGCATTATGACTTGTGAGcattagaaatatttatttttctcatgatAACAATTATCTGATGCATTTTGGGGTACATAGTTACGTGATTCATTGATAATTTGTGAAGAATGATTTTCGAATGGACGGAATAGTCTTTAGCGGTTCATTTTGAAGTAAAAAATGAGCAGTTCTTAATCTAAATATCTCAAATTATTTCAGATAcatcggtaaaaatgacggtaTCACAATATCTGTCTGGAATCACCGTAAAATTCACAAGAAACAGGGTGGTGGTTTCCTGGGATGTGTCAGAATACTATCAAATACGATACAGAGGCTTAAGGATACTGGATGTAAGTACTAATATATCTAATCTCATAAGTTTATTCAAAGAATTATCTCAACTTATCTTCCTCCATAAATAGAAAGAGAAACCTCTAATAACCATTTATCCTCCAGATCAGCGTCTAGATCTCTGTAAAGCACACACTGATGACACAGACGTGATCAAAGGTCAAATTGTCGTCTCATTGCTGTCTAAAGACAGTCACAATGGGGCTGTTAGCAACACCGTAGGTCACAATGCTGTTGTTGATGTGCTCGGGGATCTGAGTTGTCCTACGGATTTGCCTGACGGTTGGGAAGAGAGAAGAACTGAAAGTGGTAGGCTCTATTACGTCAACCATTACACGAGGACAACCCAGTGGATACGTCCTAACACACGGTACGTACGAGATAACATCAACAAGTGGGACTGTCCATGACAGGAGAATGGGTTTTCGGAATGTTTATTTAAAAGATCTACTTCATTTCTATATACAGCCAAAAAGCTGACAAATTTGATTCCAACCTAAttagatttttcgttttttgctaTTTATGTCgcacaatagaaaatatctCCGTTAGTTGAATGaagtaattcattaattctaaATCAAATGTAAATTATATCGGAATTACTAATCCCTTTAGtccaaattaaattaataataattttttgattctcaTACTGTGAAAAATAGCTTCATTtgttattaatgaaaaacGATTTAGCTGACGCGACTAAAAACgcagataaaaatgaaatttgagtTTGACTAAACGCTCTTTTACGAGGTGAGTCAGTAAACTTCTTTATTGGATTCAAATGAAgtatattcaattgaaataagtTATTCCTTTGGATGTACCCCAATGGCAATTCATGGATGTGTTGAATATTCAAtgctatttcaataatttaatagaAGGAGGTTCAACTGCATTAGATTATTTTGTTTGTGAGAGAAGTTGTCTGTCAGTTTTAACGCAATCGATGAAACACTATTCGGAGTGAGTATTCTATTTAAATGTAACTGGAATTATTTTAGTCCTTTAACGGCTTTCTATTGAGTCACCGGATGTCTTTCTCAAGttcttacaattttattctttACAAAGTAAATGAAGTGTTCAGTGGCGCCCGGTCTTAGTACTTAGAATTCGACTAAAAATGTCGCAACGAAGTTTTTAAAGCGCGAGTCCATtgctatttaataaaaaaattgcgattcttttcacattttcggatatttcaaaattttgtggAGTCTGTTTAGATGGACAGCTGGAAAGGAACCATAAATTAAGTAGGGTATTTCATCCTAGTACTTCCTAAAAACAGTTTCAATCCCACTGATATGAAGAACTATCTAATATCACAAATCTAATCTCTTAACCCAAGAATAATCTCTGAATCCCTTCGGAGATGAAGTTGGTATAGCATTGATGAATTGACCGTGAACACTTTCCGATAAAGTAAGAATTTCTTAActccagaaattatttttctgagtcaGAAGATGAGGAAACGACTAAAAATACTAAAGGTTTGGACTCAGTGAATCATGAATCCGGGACTTTCGCATTGAATGAATACACAATTCATGCAAAGGAAACTTCAATTTACCTACATTTCTAAAATACTGGAGAAACGAAATAGCCTCATCTGTTTATTTTCAACTTCTTTCATCGTCgcattcttttttttgtgttaCTTTGTTCCACACATCAGAACGATTGCCCAAATGGCCATCCCCAACTCCCCGTTTTCACTCAACCGTTAACCCCCTTCACTTTCGTGAATTTACacttttgttttatttcaatgttcatgattcaaacaaaaatttaaccaGCGGATTTGACCTACTCTGATTATactctaaaataatttttctccgcgAGAAAAAACATATAGTcctttttattaacaattccCTGAGTcatcaatataaaaaaaagtgcaGTGTTCATTTATCTCACTCACCCCTATCCAAATTATTTGGTCATGCCAAGAACCAATGTGGGTGATATTAAATTGGCCTATCTATCGGAACGATTTCCAAAATTCCCACCCCAATCCGTCATTCCTACTCAACCGTTAACCCCCTTCACTTCCGTGTTGCAGTCCAACTACAGCGATAATTCCAACAACACCGGAGCCTCCAGCGCTGCCCAACAGCCCGCCGACTTCCCCCAGCAGCAGTGGTTCGCCATCTGGTCAAACGGACAGTCCCCCACAGCCGCGTCCCCCAGACACCTGGAATGATAGTACACCAACGCGAACCCCCAGCCGCGAGAATTCAGCGCAAAACACCCCTCGAAACACCCCCACTCAGACTCAGAACAGTCGAAATACAACACCTCCATCGGCGCGCGAGAGACGTCCGCGAAATCCGGAGGACCAAAATGCAAAtcaaagcggaaatcgtccgAACAGTCAATCACGACGTCCCAGCCGCCCAAACAGAAATCGAAATTCCGGGGAACGAAGGCCAGAAGCTCAGCCAACGGATCTCCCCCGAGGCTACGAGATGCGACAGACCCAACAAGGTCAAGTCTACTTCTACCATGTGCCCAGTGGCGCCTCGACCTGGCACGATCCGCGAATCCCTCGAGACCTTCCAGCTAATGAACT includes the following:
- the LOC135173009 gene encoding uncharacterized protein LOC135173009, whose protein sequence is MANVTKLSLIKVFELALICIIIGLHAHSPMFSLDDSFLSAGTEVGFLIILTGLFAAAVMSTPVHYRIELGFLVVGCALFIASGAVVLEKWQRAIGTRHQLNMVAARGSISIIEGILLLADAYLTFKREEIIMLTCTKLLIIKVLELLLVFIILALHINEPFCNPDDKFLAAGTEVGFAIILSGLFAGALTMTPVHWRLDLFFSLVGSGLFTASGIVIIHHWHPITHRGRYRDMALSRGSLSLIEGFVLLTDAVFTVQGETVI